The sequence below is a genomic window from Novosphingobium sp. KACC 22771.
GGCAGAAATGGCGATCGGAACCTTCTGGATATTCTCCGATCGATGCTGGGCCGTCACCACAATTTCGCCGACGGCGCTTTCCTGCTTTGGCTGGGCCGGGGTTTCCTGTGCCCAGGCCGGCGTTAACGGTACAAGCGCACTTGCCACCAGAAAACTGAATCTCTTCCTCATATTGTAGCTCCCCTGAGTTAGGCTTGGTTCGACCTCTCCTCACAGGGGAAAACAGTGTCATGTCTGATTGCCGGGCGATTGCTTGTTGCGGCCCCTTCTTTTGTCGCCAGCGGTCAGGAATGTTTAGCGATTGCCCCGAAAATCGCGGGGGCTGATGCCAAAGCGGGCGCGAAACGCACGGCTGAAATGAGCCGAATCCTTAAAGCCGCAATCAAAAGCGATCGAGGTAATGCTGCGCTGAACCGACCGTTGCGTCGCCAATTGATTATGCGCCGCAACCAGACGCCTTTCCCAGATGAAATCGGAAAGCGGTCGCCCCTGGTCCGCAAACAGCTTGCGCAAATAGCGCCCCGAAATGCCCAATCGCTGCGCCACAAATTCACACGAAAGCGATTCGTTGCCCAGTTCGTCTTCAACCAGCCGCATGGCGCGCTGAATCAAGAGATAGCGCGGTTGGCTGGTGGTGCGTACAGGCCCTTCGCGAATTTCGGAAAGTGCGGCAGCGACCATGCCCAACATCGTATCCCGCATCTGTCGCATGGTGGCATCGCCAATGGCATCCAACTCGCGACAAACCTCCCCGATCAACAAGGACGCCACCCGCCCCGTGCCGCTGTCCCCGCGAACGGGAATGGCGGTCAGATCACCGACGTTGCCCACAAGATGGGAAAAACGGTCGCGCTCTATGCGCATCACCGTCATTTCGAAGGGCTGGCGAAGGCCGATGTGATAGGTCGCGGCAGTGTCGTAGATGGCAAAATCACCAGATCCCAAAATGGCGTCTCGTCCGTTCTGGGAGAGCATCGCGCTGCCGGAACTGATACGGCTGAGCAATACATAATCATCATGCGAGCGCCCGATACGTGACTTGTCGCGGGTCACTGAATGTGCGGTCGCCTGCACATCCATGACCAGCGTGTCGTGCAGATTGCGCAGCCGCATGGCTCCCTGAAACGGCGTATCCTTGTCGATGCAGACATCAAGATCGATCAACGCTTCGCAAACCGCGTCACGCCACTGCCGATGATCTCTTGTAACATTGATACGACCAACTTCGGTGCATTGCATGGCAGCCCCCATTCGATCGGCTAAAGCACCCGTTTTTCCGGTACTCTCACGGCGCCTAATATGGCAGATCCGGATGCGGCATGTGTCCCGCTATGCCAGCCATCCTGTCGCTTCTCACCAGCCTTCTTTGCCGTGATGCATCCCTGTGCTCGGTTATTCACATTATAGGTCCGATGACCGGATGCAAAGGCAATTTCCCTTCATGCCTGTTTCCTGGCGAGACTGTCATGAAGATCGGCGCCCTTTCACAAGCCGCTGTCGTCTCCCACATCGACCTGTGCATCAGCGTCGGCCTTGTCGCAAATTGAAGCACGGGTAAAGCGGCTGCGTGGACGGTCGTCAAACAGCACCTGAAAAACATCCGGCCTTGCATAATGGCCGATCGGATCGGCCGCTGCCTTTGCATAGGCGATGAGTGACGTGTCGATCTCTGCAATCACCAGCCCTTCCTCGGTCGGAGCGATGCGCTGAGCCAAGGGCGCGCCATCTGGGCCGAAAATCATCGAGCACCCGCCGCCAAGAGGCAAAAGGTCCGCCTTTGCCGGTTCATCGCACAACATGGCCTGAATTTTGGGCGTGACCACCATGGTCGCGGCAATCACGAAGCACTGGCCCTCTGCGGCATAGACCTGGGTTACCGCGCTGTTGAGATCGGCACCCAATGCGTAGGCCTTGCCCTCGTAAAGCGAAAAGGCAGGCCAGGATGCGATGTGGATCTGTTCGTGCTGGGCAAACATTGCGTATTTGACGAGCGGCTGAAGATGTTCCCAGCAACACAGCGCCCCCAACCGGCCCAGTTCGGTGGCGTGAACCCTCAGATCGCTGCCGTCGCCATCGCCGAAGACCGAGCGTTCGACATGGGTAGGACGCAACTTGCGGCGGTGGGCCAGGATCGATCCGTCGCCGGCAATGATGGTCTGGCCAAGGTAGAGCGAACCATGATCCCGCTCGCTTGTGCCCAGCACCACAGTCATCCCCGCCCTCGCGGCCGCAGCGGCGATGGCTTCCATTTCCGGGCCATCGCGCTCGATCGAATTGGCATGGTAGCGCCCGACGAACTGCATGCCCCATGCCTGCGAGCCCAGCCACGACCAGAAGGGATAACCGGGCAACCACGCTTCAGGAAAGGCTAACAACTTCACGTCCTGTTGTGCGGCCTGTTCGATCAAGGCTATCGTCTTATCCACCGTGCCGGCCAGATCGAGGAATTCAGGCGCAGCCTGAACGGCAGCGGCCTTAAATGGCTGCGACAATGTCATTTCTCTCTCCATCTTGTTGCTGCAAAGTCGGCAGGTTAACCGTCCGCCGACCAGCAAAGTCTTTCAATTACGCTGGAACTGCGGGGCCGTTTCCGCCAGCAAGGCGGTCATCATCGCGCCCACGGTAAGCACGCCGGACACCGCCACCAGCGTGACAACCAAACCGGCATGCTGGGCAATGAAACCGCCAATGGCCGGAGCGATACCGCCGCCAAAGATTTCCCCCACGCCAATGGCAAGGCCCATGGCGCTTGAAACCATCTCAGGCGGCACCGATTCGCCGGGAACCGGGCCCGCAAGCAAAGCGTTGGCTCCGCAGCAGGCAAAGGCCGCAAGAAACAATGTTGCAAACAGGCCTGTCGGACCAAACCCGCCTAGGGCCAGCAGCAGCAACGCAATGGCCCCCAGGAGGAAGGCACCTGCCAGCGAGCGCCTGCGCCCAAGCCGGTCTGACGCGGCCCCCACCGCGATCTGTCCGGCAAACCCGCCGAAACCCAGACCGGACATCACCATGCCCATCGTTGCCGTTGGCAAATGCGCGACATCTGTCAGGAACAATGGGGTCATCACGCCCAATACAAATACGCCGCTCATCGAACAGCAGATCACCGGCAGGACCACGCGCATGTTCGCATAGCGCAGCACGGCCAGCCATCCGCTGTTCTGCTGTGGTCTGTCCGTCTTAACAGCCGCAACCGGCGTTTCACGCAACACACGCGCCAGGACCAGCGCCAACAACAATCCGGGCACAGCCACCAGCATGAACACGTCTCGCCACGAGGGCAGCACCAGCACCAGTTGCGTGGCAATGATCGGCCCCAAGGCGAGGCCAAACAGTGCAAAGGCAGAGCTGATGATCCCCAGATTCAGCCCTCTGCGCTGAGGTGGCGAGGCATCGAGCGCAGCGGCATAGCTTGAAGGGCAATAGGCCCCTTCAGCCACCCCCATAGCCAATCGGGCCAGAAACAGCGTGGCAAAGCCATTTGCCAGACCACTTAGTCCCGACATCAACGAAAAGCCGATGATTGCCGGTATGATGATAATCCGCCGACCGACGCGATCAGCCAAACGGCCCATGGCAATCGCAAACACGCCCCAGGAAAGCCCAACCGCCGAAGCCAGCGCCCCCAGATCCTGGTAATCGAATTTGAGATCCTGCATGATTTGCGGCGCAAGAGGCGTCACCAGCCAACGATCAAGCCCTACGAGCCCGAAACCCAACGCAAGCAGGGCGACTACCTTGACTTCATAAGCAGGGCATTCATCGCTCTGTCTAATGTGATGGGAAGCATTATGCATGAATTTCTCCCGAGCCCTGCGCGCAATGGCATCAGTTCATGGGATAATGTGCGCAATGCGAAGCGGATTGGCTGCAACGGCACGATCATTGGCACTGGGCGGCCCTTTATCGCAAGCAACCGTCCTGCAGGTCTTCAAAACAGGTTGGCGCCATGCTCGATGGGCCGTTCACGCAAAGGCAGGTAGCGCAGAAATTCACGAGTGGCATCGCTCAGCAAACCGCGACTGCGGCGATAGACCCAGAAATGACGCCGCAATTCGAGTGATGGCACGTCAAGACGCCTGACTTTGTCCTGCTCCATATTGACCGCCATCAAGGGGACGGGAAGCCAGGACAACAACCGACTTGCCGCGCACATGGCAGCCATTGTCTCGACCGAATGGGTTTCCATGCCAACCGAAACCTTATGCCCCAGACTCCGTGCGAGCGCTTCGAAGCGCGCCCGGGGGCTGAACGCGGCGCCAGGCATAACCCATTGGCAGGCGAAAATGTCCTCCAGTGACGGAGCGTGGTCAATAGGGTGATCATGCGCACAGAAAACGGCGAAATCATCGCTGTAATCGCAACACCCGATACATGATACCGCCTCGTCCCTGATTTCACCTGCAGTCAGCGCGATGTCAATTTCACGCTGCTCCAGCGCCTGAAGCAAGGCGCTGTTAACGTCCTCGCGCGCCTCGATCCTCAAGGCCGGGCTAAGTTCCAGCATATGCGCAGCGGCCTTCACGACCAGCCCTCGCATGACCGCCGCAACCGCACCCACGCGGACTGTTCCCCGCCGCAGCCCCCGGAATGCGGCCAATTCATCGCGCAGGTCGTCCATATCAGCCAGCAGATGCCCAGCATGGCGAAACAGCACCTCGCCCGCATCCGTCAACACCATGCCGCGCGTGGTGCGATCAAAGAGAGGCTGGCCCGACTGCGCCTCCATCCGTTGCACAAGACGGCTAAGTGAGGGCTGGGCCAGATGAACCTGTGCCGCAGCCCGCCCCAGACTGCCTGTTTGCGCCACGGCGACAAAGCACTGCAATTCGCGTTCGGAGAAAGTCATGCATCAAGCGTATGAGTTTTTCCCAAATATGCAATTGTATCGATGATCCAGTGTGCGATCTTTGGGACAACAAGGCCCCATAAAACGGCCGGTATATCTGGAGAGAGAACTGTGGCCGTCACAGACTATATCGATGATCGCCCCAATGAGGGGGTCTTTCGGGTCAACCCGGCGATCTTCACCGACCGCGCCGTCTTCGATGCCGAGATCAGGACGATCTTCGAAGGCGGCTGGGTATTCCTGGGCCTATCGTCACAGGCCGAGCAGCCGCATGACTATTGCACCACCCAGATCGGCCGCGTCTCGGTGCTGGTTCAGCGCAGCGGGCAAGGCGAACTGGGCGCTTTCATCAATGCCTGCCGCCACAAGGGGGCTCGCCTGGCCCAGCTTCGGCAGGGAAGCGCGGCCCTGCATGTCTGCCCCTATCATAGCTGGAGCTTTGACAGCGCGGGCCGCAACAAGGCCATCAAGAGCAAACGAGCAGGATGCTATTCCGATGCTTTTAATCAGGACGATCATGGCCTGATCCGATTGCCCCACTTTGCCAATTATCGCGGATTTCTGTTTGGCAGCCTAACACCGGACGTGCCCCCACTGACAGATCATCTGGGCGAGGCGGCCAAATTGCTGGATCTGGTGGCAGATGAGGGAGAACGCGGGCTGGAACTGGTGCCGGGACAGGTCACCTTCACCTACGCAGCCAACTGGAAGCTGCAATTGGAAAACTGTTCAGACGCCTACCATTTCACCTCGACCCATCCATCCTATATTCGCGTGCTGGAACGGCGCCAGCAGGAATTCGATCAGGACGTCGTGGCGTCGGTCTGGGAAAGCAGCGATTACTGGAAAGACGACGCAACCGGAATTGGTGGCGGCAGCTTCAGCTTCGTCAACGGGCATGCGCTGAACTGGGGCGTGTTCGGAGTGACAGCAGCCTCTCCGCTTTATGACCGTTCCGCCCAGTTGGCCGAACGCCATGGTGAGGCGAAACGGGACTGGATGTTCAACATGCGCAACCTGACCATCTTTCCCAACCTCCAAATCGCGGAAAACGCCTCAAGCCAGTTACGGATCATTCGCCCACTGGCTCCGAACCTGACCGAAATGCGCACGTGGTGCCTCGCCCCAAAGGGCGAGAGCGCAGCCGCCCGCCGTCAGCGCATTCGGCAATATGAGGACTTTTTCAACCCGACCGGCATGGCAACGCCCGATGACACGATATCCTACGAAAACTGCCAGATGGGCTATGGCGGAGGCAAAATCGGATGGTTGCAGGGCTATGCAAGAGGCATGACGGCCAGCGTTCCGGGCGGGAACCGCTTTGGCGATCTCCTTGGCCTGCATCCGGAACGTAGCGTGCTGGCCGACCCACAGCTTTGCGACGAAACCCTTTTTCACAGCTATTACAGAGCTTGGGCCAACCGCATGAAGCAGGAGTTGTCGGCATGAGCGCAACCATCACTCTTGAGGCGGCAAAAGCGCTGCTCCATCGTGAAGCCTATCTGCTGGACACATGGCAATTCAACGCATGGCTGGAATTGTATCTGCCCGATATGGAATTCTGGATGCCGGCGTGGCGCGATGAAGTAACGACCACGCAGGATCCCGATTGCGAGTTGTCGCTGATCTACTACAAAGGGCGGCGCAATCTCGAAGATCGGGTCATGCGCCTGACATCGGGTCACTCGACCGCGTCCACGCCTCCGGCAAGAGTCCTGCACATGATCAGCAATGTGGAGATCATCTCCGGCAACAGGCCAACGGCGGAGGTTCGCTCGGCCTTTGTTTGCCATCGCCACGATACGCGCATGAACCGAACCGATTATGTGTTCGGCAGGTATGAACATCACTTGCGGATGGAAGAAGGACGCATTCGGATCGCAAGAAAAAAGATCATCCTTCTCAATGATGTCATCGCAACATCATCGGACATCTATTCGATCTAGAGCGTTTTTGAACCGGATGGAATCATCCGGTGACTCGGAAAACGCGGTAAAACAGGAATCTGCAGTAATCGTTCCGGTGCAATCGGAACGATCGCATTAGGCCGTATCCCCGCCTTCGATGGCTGATCACGATTCACAAAACGCCCATTGGCAAGGGGTGTTTAACTCTTAACTCAGCAAGGACAATTTCTTCAGGATCGCCAGAAAATTATCTCTGTTTTCAGGCCCTACGATCTCGTCGATCCTGTCATTATGAGCTCTGGCCTTCACATCGAGATCGCACAACTGGGTCTCCCCGGCTTCGCTCAGAGTCAGGCGGAAATTACGCCTGTCCGTCTCATCCCGCTCACGCACCACCAGGCCGGCCTTGCCCAACTCGCGCAGAGAGGCAGTCAACGTGGATTTGTCCCGCCCTGTGGCGGCGCTCAGTTCCGTCTGGTTGATGCCGGGATTATCGTGAATGATACGCAGCAGAGCATACCAGCCGGGCCATATGTGGATTTCGCCCAAGCTTCGTGCATAGGCGGCAAAGGATGCCTCCTGTGCGCGGCGCAGATGATAGGCGATTACATCGTCCAGCCCACGGGTCCAATTGCGCGTTTCGGCTGGAACCGGAGCCTCCACTCGCCGCCTTTTACCGGCCATGGACCGCCACCGGCCGTATGAACAGGCATCCAACGGGGTCAGTCAAGTTGCAGCAGCAATTTGGCATTGAAGGTTCCAACTCCCCGAGAAGCCGGAACCGCTGGCATGGACAAAGGACCAAAGTCAAGTGTCCGCAGGGAATACCGCCCGTTCAGCGGGGGGCGACGTGCCTTGCAATAAGGCTCAACGTGCCCATGACCAACACCATCACTCCAGCAATCGCCCAATGAAACCCCGTCAAGCCCAAAGCTCCAGCCATGACCGCGCCCAGCAGCGCACTGAGCATCGCGCCAAGGCGACCGATGCCCGTTGCCAACCCTACGCCTCTGGCCCGCATGGCGGCAGGATAGATGTTTGATGCCAGCGCATACAGACTGGTCTGCACTCCGTTTACACAGCCTCCTTCGATCGCGATAAGCATAAACATCCCAGCAAGAGACATGCCGGAACGCGACAGGATGGCCAGCACTGCGGCGGCCAGAACCGCCGTCAACGACATGGTCAGCATGACACGGCGTGAACCGTAACGTCCGATGGCGGCGCCCCCCATCAAGGCGGCAACCACGCCGCCCATGTTGAATGCCGCCAGTCCCTGAGCCGCCTGCGCCACGCTAAGGCCGCTTTCGGACAGCAATGTGGGCAACCAGTTAAACGCGGAATAGACTGCCATCAACGAGAAGAAGAAAGACATCCACACCAGCAGAGTGTCCTTCCTCCAGGCCGGGGCCAGCACTGCAGAGAGCGGAAGCGAGGCCTCTTTGGCAGGCTCAATAGAGGGCATTCCAGTCATGGCGCCCTCACCAAGCCCCATCCGACGCAGGCTGCTGCTGATCCGCGCTTCGCTGGCGCCGCTGCATAGAAGGAATGTCACCGATTCCGGCAGAACCAAAGCCAGCACTGCGGCCAACGCCAGCGTACAGCCTCCCGCCAGCACAAACAGCGCCTGCCATCCCATCAGCGGCAGGACAACCGAAGCTGCCATGCCGCCCACAACACCGCCCAAAGGCACGCAGACAATCGAAATGATCACCGCAAGACTGCGATGGCGGGCCGGCGTGAATTCTGTCGCCAAAGCTGCCACATTCGGGAAAGCAGCCCCCAACCCCAATCCCGCAATAAACCGCAGCGCGCCAAGTTGGGCAGGCGATCCGGCAAAACCGATCATCAGCGTTGCCACCCCAAACAGCACCACGCTGGACACCAGCGCCAGCTTGCGCCCCATCCTGTCGCCCACCATGCCCCCGCTGATCGCGCCGATCAGCATGCCGAACTGCGCCGCCGCCAGCGCGCCACCCAACGCCGATTTGGGCACCCCCCAGTCCTTCATCAGGCTGGGCAAGGCAAAGCCGAGGGCCTGATTATCAAACCCGTCAAGCAGAACTGCGAGCGAAACCAGCGCCAGCAGCAGCTTTTGTGAAAGGCTCCACGCGCGATCTTCCATCAGCTTGGCCTCGCCGTTCACTGGCGTATCTCCCAAAACCATCAGTCGAGTCTGGCTTCGACAACAACCGCCCGGCGCTCGTTTTTCAGCACAGCAAAGGCCTGTGCCAAAACCGATTCCAGATTACTGTCCCGATCCACCACAAAGGCCGCCGCGCCCCCGGCCGCCGCGGCGATTGCGCCATAATCAGGCGCGGGAGAAAAGCTGAGATCAAGGTCATTGGCCTTGCTGGCATGGCCGTCCGGATGAACAGCCAGCGCCGAATGGCGCGGCGCATTCCAACCATCATTGTTCAACACAATTTGCAGGAAAGGCGCATTATAACGGCGCGCGATCCAGTGAACACTGGAAGGCACCGTGAACATATAGCAGCCATCGCCCGAGACAGCGACGACCGTGGCATCGGGCCGAGCCATCTTGGCACCAATGGCCGCCCCGCCGTTCCAGCCCAGCGATCCGCCCCCGCTGGCAAACATCGCGCCCGGACGGACCGGGGCCAGATGATCGAAAACCGGCTGATAATTGGTGATGCCCTCATTCATCACAATGGTTTCTGCGTCGATATGCGGGCGCAATGCGGCCATCAGGCGGGCGATGGTCAGACCACCGTCTTTGGATTGTTCGTCGACCAGCCTGGCGCGCCGATGGCCGCTGCGGTCGGCATAATGAGCACTCCTTTCGGCAATCCTCTCTGCGGAAAGCTCAAGCTCGCCCGCCGCGTCCATGATGGCACGGATCGCCAGTTCGGCATCGGCCCGGAACGAACGGTTCGGCTCGATATACCAGAGCGGCATCTGTTCCTTCAAAGGATCGACGTCGATGTGGTAAATCTGCGCCTCCTCTCCGGGCCGGTTCTTGGTCGGGATCCATGGCACATCACTGTCGATCACCAGCACCAGGTCGGCTTCGGCCAGATCCTGGTTGCGCTGTGGTTCGTTCCAGAAATTGCCCAGATAGAACGGGCTGTCATGCGGCAAGTTCACATAGCTGGGCACAGATTCCATCACACCAATGCCCAATTGCACGCACAGTGCCTCCAGCGCCGCCGCGGCATCGGGGTTGCGGCCCAGATAGGACGTGACAATCAGCGGACGCCGCGCGCCGGCCAGCTTTTCGGCAAGAAAACCCGCATCCTTTGCCCCAAGCGCGATCGGCGATACCGGCTGCCACCGCTCCATATCGACCGTCACCGGGTCGCAAGGCGCCTCCAGCACTTCGCGCGGGGCCATTAGATAGACCGGTCCCTTGGGATCAGATTTGGCGAATTGCATGGCGCGATGCACCAATTGTTTGACATTGGTCCCGGTGCGGATCTCGTTGTCATAGCGCATATAGCCGCGCACCAGCCCGCGCTGATCATGCACATCCTGAATCCACTGAATGAATTCATTGCGGCTGCCCAGCATTTCACCTTGTTGCGTATAGGGCGAGGAACCAGCCAGGATCAGTACCGGAATGCGCGCCTTGGCCGCGTTATGGATGGCGCCTGCCAGGGCCTGCGTGCCGCATTCGACATGGACGATCACCGCCTGGGGTTTGCCGCTGATCTGGGTATGCCCATGGGCGATGGTCAGCGCCACCATCTCGTTGGGACAGGTGACGATCGTGGGCACAGGTCGCCCATTCGCTCTGGCCTCGGCGATGGCCTCGACAAGACCGGGATGATCGCTGCCCAGATTGACGAAAACATGGCTGATGTCCTGCTCGGCAAGGACTTCGAGAAAGGCGGTGGCGGTCGTGTACATCGAGGGCTCCGGAAAAACTCGTCTGGTGTGGCAAATGGCGTAACAGCTTAGCACTTGCGCGTGATGGCGGCGCGGTGGTCAAGGCCGCGCAAGAGGGCGGCACATGTTTCGAGCGCCGGTGCGGCCACGCCCCACTGTATGGCGGCTTTCAGCAATCCGCCCTGAATGGCGTCGACCTCGGTTGGGCGCCCGGCCTCGACATCCTGCAGCATGGACGGCTTGTGGCCTCGATGATGCTCCATGGCGAATTCCACGCTGGCGCCCACCTTGTCAGGTTCCACCGTAACACCGGCGGCTTCCGCCACAACGACACCTTCAGTCACGATGCGCATGGCGAGTTCGCGCACCGGGCCGAAATCGCCAATCTGACCCACGGCCATGCCGGTCAATGCAGCAATGCCGTTTAGCGCGGCATTAAAAATGACCTTTTCCCAGATCGCTTGCTGTACCGATGGTTCGGCGGTGGCGGAAAGACCCGCATCGGAAAGAGCGTCGCTGACCGTATGCAGGGCGGGACTGTCTTCACCTGTCAGGCTCCACAGCTTGACGATGCCCGCACCATCGACATGAATGCGGCCATGGTCAAGCAGATCGGCGGGCCAGTTGGTGATACCAACCAGCACGCGCGAAGCTCCTACGACCTCGGCAATAGCCTCTCCATTGCCCAGCCCGTTCTGCAGTGTGAGCACCAATCCGTCAGGTTTCAGAGCCGCGGCGTTGGCCTTCATGGCCAACGCCGTATGAAGCGATTTTGTGAACAGGATCAGCAGATCAGCCACGCCTTCCAGCGTGCCGGGCAGAGCCGCCTCGCACAGGGCCGCGACGCCATTCTCAAACACGCCTTGCTGCGCAATGGCGCCGATCCTGGCGTTATCTGTGTCAACAAAGACCACTTGATGCCCGGCACGCGCCAGCCTGCCGCCAAACAGCGTGCCCATGGCACCGGCACCGACGATTACGATTTTCATGGCCGATCCTCTTTTCGCTTTCCCTACGTTTGGCTGGATCACCAGCCGCTGCCCCAGCGATAAGGCATATCCTGACGGATGACGTTGATCTCCTGAATTTTGCCGTCGGAAATCTTGAATATTTCCTGGATCAGCGTGTCATGCGGGCGGCCAAACAGCGGCACGGCAGTAGTCTGAATACCGGTGGCCGTGGTGGCCGAAACGGTTGGCGTGGCCTTCGGCTGGGAAACCTCGATCACCATGGCGCCCACCACGATCCCGCGCTCGACATCCACTACGGGAAAGCGCCGCTCCTTGATCTTGTCCATGTAAGTGTAGTCTGACATCAGGTTGCAGGGCCAGGTGTTGCCAAGCGGGTTGAGTGAAGTCAGATTGCCGTTTTCATAGCGGCGGCAGCCAGGCGCGGAGAGGACGCCCGCACCATCATGGCGCTGAAGACCCTCGAAATAGCTGTCGGCAATGGCGATCAGTTGTTCCCTGTTGGACCGGCTCTTTTCAGGCAGGATCTGATCGAAATAAGGATTGGGCGCGCCCAGGCCGGGCACGCCATTGACACTGCGTTCGCCGATGATCTGTTCAACCTCGACAATTTTGCGGTCTTTCACCTGCATGCGAAGCCAGTATGCGCCGCGTGCGCCAGCCTCGGTTGCCACGCCCAGTAAGGCCACCTGCCCGGTCACAGGATCGGCCGCCATCTGACGATAGGCAATGCCATCGACCATGTTCCAGAAATAATCCGATTGGGCGGGCGATTCCCGTCCATTGACCGTTTCGCGCAACGTGGGTGCAAGCGGCAACCCCGTGCGGTCATGCTTTGGAATGGCAGCCAGATAATCGTCCATCACGCCGGTCAGGCAAGCCCGGTCGCAAGTCTGCGCGGCACATGCTGGCATGGCCGACGCGGCACCAAGGCCAAGCACCAGAGCCATAACGGTCGTAAAGCGGTTGCCGATGGTAAGAGCCTTTTTCATTCTGTTGTTTCCCATGGCAAGGGGCCGGCGCTCCTGAGAACGCCGGCCCGATTGATCAGAACTTGAAGCGCGCACCAGCGGTCAGATACAGCCCGATCACATCATAGAATTGCGAAAGGGTCGAAGCAGGAGCGATACCGAACGTTGTGGTGCCCAAGGGCGGCGCCTTGTCGAACAGGTTGTTGGCCGAGGCGAAG
It includes:
- a CDS encoding helix-turn-helix domain-containing protein yields the protein MQCTEVGRINVTRDHRQWRDAVCEALIDLDVCIDKDTPFQGAMRLRNLHDTLVMDVQATAHSVTRDKSRIGRSHDDYVLLSRISSGSAMLSQNGRDAILGSGDFAIYDTAATYHIGLRQPFEMTVMRIERDRFSHLVGNVGDLTAIPVRGDSGTGRVASLLIGEVCRELDAIGDATMRQMRDTMLGMVAAALSEIREGPVRTTSQPRYLLIQRAMRLVEDELGNESLSCEFVAQRLGISGRYLRKLFADQGRPLSDFIWERRLVAAHNQLATQRSVQRSITSIAFDCGFKDSAHFSRAFRARFGISPRDFRGNR
- a CDS encoding carbon-nitrogen hydrolase family protein; its protein translation is MTLSQPFKAAAVQAAPEFLDLAGTVDKTIALIEQAAQQDVKLLAFPEAWLPGYPFWSWLGSQAWGMQFVGRYHANSIERDGPEMEAIAAAAARAGMTVVLGTSERDHGSLYLGQTIIAGDGSILAHRRKLRPTHVERSVFGDGDGSDLRVHATELGRLGALCCWEHLQPLVKYAMFAQHEQIHIASWPAFSLYEGKAYALGADLNSAVTQVYAAEGQCFVIAATMVVTPKIQAMLCDEPAKADLLPLGGGCSMIFGPDGAPLAQRIAPTEEGLVIAEIDTSLIAYAKAAADPIGHYARPDVFQVLFDDRPRSRFTRASICDKADADAQVDVGDDSGL
- a CDS encoding MFS transporter; translation: MHNASHHIRQSDECPAYEVKVVALLALGFGLVGLDRWLVTPLAPQIMQDLKFDYQDLGALASAVGLSWGVFAIAMGRLADRVGRRIIIIPAIIGFSLMSGLSGLANGFATLFLARLAMGVAEGAYCPSSYAAALDASPPQRRGLNLGIISSAFALFGLALGPIIATQLVLVLPSWRDVFMLVAVPGLLLALVLARVLRETPVAAVKTDRPQQNSGWLAVLRYANMRVVLPVICCSMSGVFVLGVMTPLFLTDVAHLPTATMGMVMSGLGFGGFAGQIAVGAASDRLGRRRSLAGAFLLGAIALLLLALGGFGPTGLFATLFLAAFACCGANALLAGPVPGESVPPEMVSSAMGLAIGVGEIFGGGIAPAIGGFIAQHAGLVVTLVAVSGVLTVGAMMTALLAETAPQFQRN
- a CDS encoding LysR family transcriptional regulator; its protein translation is MTFSERELQCFVAVAQTGSLGRAAAQVHLAQPSLSRLVQRMEAQSGQPLFDRTTRGMVLTDAGEVLFRHAGHLLADMDDLRDELAAFRGLRRGTVRVGAVAAVMRGLVVKAAAHMLELSPALRIEAREDVNSALLQALEQREIDIALTAGEIRDEAVSCIGCCDYSDDFAVFCAHDHPIDHAPSLEDIFACQWVMPGAAFSPRARFEALARSLGHKVSVGMETHSVETMAAMCAASRLLSWLPVPLMAVNMEQDKVRRLDVPSLELRRHFWVYRRSRGLLSDATREFLRYLPLRERPIEHGANLF
- a CDS encoding aromatic ring-hydroxylating oxygenase subunit alpha; the encoded protein is MAVTDYIDDRPNEGVFRVNPAIFTDRAVFDAEIRTIFEGGWVFLGLSSQAEQPHDYCTTQIGRVSVLVQRSGQGELGAFINACRHKGARLAQLRQGSAALHVCPYHSWSFDSAGRNKAIKSKRAGCYSDAFNQDDHGLIRLPHFANYRGFLFGSLTPDVPPLTDHLGEAAKLLDLVADEGERGLELVPGQVTFTYAANWKLQLENCSDAYHFTSTHPSYIRVLERRQQEFDQDVVASVWESSDYWKDDATGIGGGSFSFVNGHALNWGVFGVTAASPLYDRSAQLAERHGEAKRDWMFNMRNLTIFPNLQIAENASSQLRIIRPLAPNLTEMRTWCLAPKGESAAARRQRIRQYEDFFNPTGMATPDDTISYENCQMGYGGGKIGWLQGYARGMTASVPGGNRFGDLLGLHPERSVLADPQLCDETLFHSYYRAWANRMKQELSA
- a CDS encoding aromatic-ring-hydroxylating dioxygenase subunit beta, which translates into the protein MSATITLEAAKALLHREAYLLDTWQFNAWLELYLPDMEFWMPAWRDEVTTTQDPDCELSLIYYKGRRNLEDRVMRLTSGHSTASTPPARVLHMISNVEIISGNRPTAEVRSAFVCHRHDTRMNRTDYVFGRYEHHLRMEEGRIRIARKKIILLNDVIATSSDIYSI
- a CDS encoding MarR family winged helix-turn-helix transcriptional regulator, yielding MEAPVPAETRNWTRGLDDVIAYHLRRAQEASFAAYARSLGEIHIWPGWYALLRIIHDNPGINQTELSAATGRDKSTLTASLRELGKAGLVVRERDETDRRNFRLTLSEAGETQLCDLDVKARAHNDRIDEIVGPENRDNFLAILKKLSLLS
- a CDS encoding MFS transporter, with translation MNGEAKLMEDRAWSLSQKLLLALVSLAVLLDGFDNQALGFALPSLMKDWGVPKSALGGALAAAQFGMLIGAISGGMVGDRMGRKLALVSSVVLFGVATLMIGFAGSPAQLGALRFIAGLGLGAAFPNVAALATEFTPARHRSLAVIISIVCVPLGGVVGGMAASVVLPLMGWQALFVLAGGCTLALAAVLALVLPESVTFLLCSGASEARISSSLRRMGLGEGAMTGMPSIEPAKEASLPLSAVLAPAWRKDTLLVWMSFFFSLMAVYSAFNWLPTLLSESGLSVAQAAQGLAAFNMGGVVAALMGGAAIGRYGSRRVMLTMSLTAVLAAAVLAILSRSGMSLAGMFMLIAIEGGCVNGVQTSLYALASNIYPAAMRARGVGLATGIGRLGAMLSALLGAVMAGALGLTGFHWAIAGVMVLVMGTLSLIARHVAPR